The window CCATTATTTCCCCAAAAGAAATAATGAGCTTCTCTGATAACTGCCAAAATATTACTTAccaaaatttattttcattgATATTTCCTTAAAAGCATAAAATGTTGATCGACCCAATTCTAGtactgaaagaaagaaaaacaacagGCTTTGTGCAGATGATGATAGCAAAAAGAAAGCGGATATCATGTTACATGTACAGCAGGAAAACACATTAGAAAAAGAAGATTGAAAAGCAGCTGGAAGATGATTCCGTTGAATTCAATTAATTAAGCAGAGAAGAAGCAATTGGAGGCCTCAAGACCAACTTGGCTTCTGGGCTCCTTTGCCCACTTGAAAAACTCCATCTTTGGGTGTCCAATCTTCTTCTGCAGGGTTTGAGCCAAAACCGAAACACGAGAACCCAACTCACTCTTtaactgctgctgctgctgctgctgatgatGATCATCATCATCCTTTCTTCCATTCTTTACGCTTCTCTCATGCTCTTCTGCCACCAAAATTGCAATATCtgccatttctctctctctctctctctctctctctaatttgaTTGACAACATAATGTGGCATGTCGGGGGCAATTATTTATAGGTAAGGAAGTCTAGATGCTAACAAAAGTGGTTGAggtttacaatatatatattccatatttatatttgtttatgGAGGCTGGGTGGTTTCCCGGTTTTGGCTTCCATTCCGATTGTTTTGCTTTTAATGGTAGATGTGGAGGGCGCCCGCTGACAACAACGGAAAGAGGGGAAAGTGTCATGCATTGCTAAAAGTCTATAGGGCTAACACCTGTCTTGTACGACATATATTTACATCATCTGCCACCGACATCTTAGGGAGAAACATACATGTCATACGTACCATGTATCGgaaatacatatttatatgctgaaaaatgttaaagagattaaatttataaattaaatgacataaaaattgatgattgaataATTACTTAATCGTTGATAaacgtatttattttttattaatgacacatcatttaatttgttaatttaatctctctagcattatttTTATATGCTAGGCTCATGCATGTATGGGAAAATCCGCAGTTTCTGTGATACAAACAACCAGACCAAACCCACGATTTCACGCGATTCAATCCATTGCATCTCGAATGTTCGATTATTCTATAAAACAATTTTGATCTCTTAAGATGATATGGACCCACTAAGAATCTAGGAGCCCCATCATCACCCCAAAAGACCAAGAAGCTTACTAAACAAGGTAATGCTAAACCAAATCtttcaaattaaattacaaattaaataatataatagtaggtgattgaattattaattaagtgttaattaacgtgtttatgTTCTTATTAATGACAtctcatttggtttaaaattttgatattccTAATATTATCTAAACAAAATACTCTTAAATTACGGAAAATCACACCTCTAATCTTTATAAGTGCAGCTTCGTACACCCTCTAAAATAAAGGTGATACTCATCCCATTGATTGTTGTTAGATTAGTttagtttaattgatttaagacctgaatcttaaaatttaaactaaataagCACCACCCTCTCACTTTAGAAGAGCGCAAAATTTCACTCAATCTCTAATTTCTAATCTAGTATAGTACTAATTTGAACCCCGCAAATACCGAAAGCTTACGGCATTTGGTTCCAAATTTTCAAAGAGAAGTACCAATCAAACCAATAACAAGTAGATAATGCATAGGCCACATCAGACCTGTACATTTCATTGCCTGGAaggaaaacagaaaaacaaaaaaaaccacaagATAACACTCAGACATTCCCCCAAAAATAAGAAATGCGAGAAAATTAAGGAGTCGTTCTTTTTTATGGCTAGAAAACATCAATGATATACATGTTAGTGATTTTGAGATTATCCTACTCTTGATTTCTTACACTGataaaattttacaaatatAACTCAAACAAGAAGAAATGGTTATGGGATATTTTCAGTGACCATCAACTCTTTTCGGATCAAAGCGAGCGAACGAGACTCGGAAGCCTATAGTAAAAACACTTGACCCACCAAATGCAGAGGCAGGCAGTCTATCTCAATGTCGTGTTATTCTGGTAAACAGTAAACAAGCCCTCTTCATATCTATAGTAGGCCAAGCGTTTTCAGCTGCTGAATATGCTCAGCTGGGAGAGGTGGGGGAGACCAATCAGATCCTGTTATCTCACCATCAACATCCTCAACAACATATTCCTACACCAGTAAACAAACTTTAAGAAATAAAGATCCTGTATGACAATATCCAGTATCATTACAAATTACAGAAACGAtaaattttcttcccttttttgaTAAACAGAAATTGTTTAGTTAGTTTAGTATATACAAAAACCTGTTTAATCTATTACGGACTTAAGTAGACCTACTAATTCATCAGAACAACTCACAGATCCGGCTTAGCAGATAGCATAAGCTTCCAAAGTTAAGCATTCCTTGTTCCATAAATGGGCCAAGGGGACATGATCAACATCTTATACTGAGTTTTAACTGCAACATGTGCGGGTAGATGCACAGTTCGATCACTTTTCACCAAGAGATTATATTATTAACTACATTATTTCTCATCGATGACATGGGTTACCATGCAATACTGTTTAAGTCTGCTATAGGTGTCCCTCTACTGAATTCAACTACAATTTAATGGCCCtagtagttataaaaaaaaataaaaaaataaaaaattcaagaaaaagaaattatgttCGGTCATTGATCTTTACTTGGCATGGTGCATGATGAAATGGTAATCTCTAGTCAGTGTCTAGACGATACATTAACATGACCTGAAAAACCAAATTATAAAAGTAAGGTCCCTAACTCACTTTTGTCAGCATCCTTTTTGCAAGTATATGATAATGCCGCTGCCAAATCCGTTGTCCAACCATGGTAGCTACGAGGACACTATAGAATATCCCAATCACGGTGAAAAGTCCCAGCACAATCAGAGCCATTATAAATAATATTGGTAGCCCTGCTTCACCAGCGCCtcccaagcaaccacattcacCTGCCATACTTGCACAACTTCCCCAGCATGTAGTACAGTCAGTCCACATACAAAGTGTTCCAGGTAAATGACAGTCTGCGCACACACTGCAGAGATTGTTCAAAATTAAGTTGCATCGTTCGAAAACTGATTTCAATGAATAAACACTAAATTGTTATGTGAATTAATGAATCATAAGGACAACATATTACGTACACTAAAGAAGTGGACAGATGTAGCACATTAAGTGTCTGGGTTGTGATTTATAATACAGTATCCAACTATTGATgcagttaataaaaaaaatagcaaacaaaacaaaaattgataaTTAAAAGTAGAAAGTTTGGTATGTGATAATATGAATGAAACCTATCTGCAGTAAACagaaagtcaacaaaaagttgTCTTACAAGATATTAAGTGAAAAacattacaaataaataaataaaaacatattaatAAAGTGTAATATATGCAAGGAAGACACATTTCCTCATTTGCCAaagaaacaattgaaatgaaaaggGAAGAAGGAACAGCAATTGGACAATCcaatatatgcatgcatggaatcaaatatcaaatttttcaaatttatatacATTATTAAGAGAACCCTCCTTATCAACCAATGAgggtgaaaagaaaaacatgccCTTATTTATTGtagtttgaataaaataaatttaatatgttCAGGGGATAAtagtaattaaaatttttatataaaaaataaaaataaaataaacccaTATTTCTCTCCCCCACTGCTTTTTTCCCACTTTTCAATTTCTTCTAGCAAAAATTACCTCACATGCATAGCATGTGCCCGTTTGCCAGTTGAAATTTAATGAAGCTTGACAAGAAAACTATCTCACATGCATAGcaatagcatatatatatatatatgtgtgtgtgtgtgtgtgtcacaAACAATACAGAGCTTGCCTGTAAAAGATGATAGGTGTTTGATCATTTTTCTTCTAAGAGTTGCTATGGTTGTATCACTATGCATCTATATTTTACAAACATAAATTCTTCACTGTAAATACAAAAACTTAATACATTTAGAGGTGATAATATAACCATGTAAATCATGTGTACCAACTGGGTCAAAGATTTCCAAGTGTAGACTTATACCCAGGTTGACAGCAACAAAGGCATAATTCACGACATGGCTGAGCCAAATCGTTGCGCACCCTACGGTCGTAACAAGTAATGAAGCAGCCAGACAACCCAAGCAAAGCGAAAAACAATAGAGCTCCTGTAGTCAACAATAGAAGTATGTAAATTACCATAACCAAAAAGGAGAAGTATTAACCCAGAGAACAAGGGAGCAAACATGTACTCTTCCATTATgctaaatatatatttcaacATTTCGATCAATTGATTACTAATTGCCAAGCTAAATAACAgaaaagttataaaacaaaGAGTTGCAACAAAGGTTTCATCGTGGTCAAAGAAACATAACACTATCTTGCtatgttattttctttttgactTCTAGAAACATAACATAAAGATCTCAGATAGAAGGCACTTAAAACATGTACTACTTGTGGTTAAAGGTAGCAATGAGACTCCACCCACACCAACTACCATGGCACAAtatataaaccctaaaccctcaaaaTTTTCCCCAAAACTCAGAGAACCAGAGTAAAATGTAGAAATATTATGTATAAAACACACTCAGAAAGTGTTGTGAGAGATAACTATGTTTCGTATAAatgagaataaaataaaaaaatttaaaaaaaaatttatttgagaATACAATTGTAACTATCTTGAAATTTTTCTTAGTCCGTGCAATAAAGTTTGAGATACCATTACAAAATGCTAAATGTCATTGTTTGACAGCACAGTGTTCAGCCAGTAATCCCAGTAACACACTAATAAATCTATTACCCCTACAGTTAGTATCTTCCTCCAGTGAAGACCTTGAAGACCACCTCACTCTCTGTATTTCTTGTACCCATTCTTATTGGGATAAAAACTTCTCGGGTTTCAACATGGCTACagaaaatatcactagactacATTTGCAGATTttcattatatatttatttccgAAACTTTGAAATCTCAAACTGATCCATAAAATTCAGaatggcttaaaacactatTAATTTGTAAAACGAAAATCCCAATAACATCATGAGTTTTCTCAAACCATTTTATCAGCAAACATGAAAGTGAAGTGAGACAAATCCATGTGATTTCATCTGGGAACAAAAATATTCACTGCTGTGACACCTAAATGTCAATTCTTTCGGTCAATAACTGTTCAACACATGGagacaaaaacaaagttgaTCAGGTGTTTAATAAAGTCATACCGAATCTCCATTTTTTCACCTCTATTCTACTATTTAAAAGGGCAAAGAGAACGTTTCTGTATTGTCACAATAATAAATGAGACATTTAACATATAGTACGCTTATTTccaaacatatttttatatgAATGATCCTTGATTAGTGTTTTAGCACCAAAATTAGACCCACTAATTCTATTGCA of the Pyrus communis chromosome 1, drPyrComm1.1, whole genome shotgun sequence genome contains:
- the LOC137740831 gene encoding uncharacterized protein; translated protein: MADHSDASPLVPPKQITEPSEIDLEAGPGEQIQCRICLESDGRDFIAPCKCKGTSKYVHRECLDHWRAVKEGFAFSHCTTCKAPYHLRVHVVADRKWRTLKFRFFVTRDIIFIFLSVQLVIASLAYLIYLIDALQQFWLRLAWGFDSELSFYYICGALLFFALLGLSGCFITCYDRRVRNDLAQPCRELCLCCCQPGVCADCHLPGTLCMWTDCTTCWGSCASMAGECGCLGGAGEAGLPILFIMALIVLGLFTVIGIFYSVLVATMVGQRIWQRHYHILAKRMLTKEYVVEDVDGEITGSDWSPPPLPAEHIQQLKTLGLL